The following proteins are encoded in a genomic region of Myxococcaceae bacterium:
- the aroQ gene encoding type II 3-dehydroquinate dehydratase: MKKKIRVIQGPNLNLLGTRQPELYGSQSLQEIHRALTEKFSHQAEFLFFQSNHEGALIDAIHDCKSMDGIVINPGAYTHTSYAIRDAIEGIGVPAVEVHVTQLYARESFRHISLIAPVCVGQISGFGTAGYELAIRGLLQLIERR, encoded by the coding sequence ATGAAAAAAAAAATAAGGGTGATCCAGGGCCCCAATTTGAACCTTTTAGGGACTCGTCAACCGGAACTTTATGGGTCTCAATCGCTTCAGGAGATCCATCGCGCGCTGACGGAAAAGTTTAGCCATCAAGCCGAATTTCTCTTTTTTCAAAGTAACCACGAAGGAGCTTTGATCGACGCAATTCATGACTGCAAGAGCATGGATGGAATCGTGATCAATCCAGGGGCTTATACGCACACTTCTTACGCCATCCGAGATGCTATTGAAGGAATCGGAGTCCCTGCGGTTGAGGTGCATGTGACACAGCTGTACGCACGGGAATCCTTTCGGCATATTTCCTTAATTGCCCCAGTTTGTGTGGGGCAAATATCCGGGTTCGGAACAGCTGGTTACGAACTTGCCATTCGTGGATTGCTGCAGCTCATAGAACGACGGTAG
- a CDS encoding ABC transporter substrate-binding protein — MRSIACILAFYILLSCSRLADQDEKPLQIIVATAPESLDPRYANTQVAQQMSKLLYAPLFEMNDELEPVPYLAESVKQLSPTRYRIKLKPGLKFHDHRSLTAEDIVSVFRNLAQTEIKAPIKDILPLSADTVEFVLERPYAPFLVDLCGLGIVSAITGSGSGPYRLLEANSATETWKMESFSDWWQGEPAIQRLDFRVVRDPNARLLELIKGKADLALGNVKPFQLPALASYSNRIEVIKTPGLDYAYLAINLRHPVLADIRVRQAIAEALDIDKILQVKFQSYAKRATGLIPEDHWAKTPGLVVPKYDPKHARQILKESGYDLPIRLRYLVGTDRFRQSIALIYRQQLKEVGIELDLRIQEWGTLFQNIKQGNFDLYSAIWTPVVEPNLYDWVFHSSKIPAEGKSGGNRGAYRDAQVDSWIEEASQTFDKNRRAELYAHIESRLIQTLPYVPLWFEDQIVVLSQRLKNFTPLRTGSFLPLTRAYVKTVVH; from the coding sequence ATGCGCTCGATTGCCTGTATTCTGGCTTTTTATATCCTGCTTTCTTGTTCTCGCTTAGCTGATCAAGATGAAAAGCCTCTTCAAATAATCGTTGCGACAGCTCCAGAAAGCCTTGACCCTCGATACGCAAATACGCAAGTGGCGCAGCAGATGAGCAAGCTTCTTTATGCGCCGCTCTTTGAAATGAACGACGAGCTTGAGCCGGTCCCGTATTTAGCAGAATCCGTCAAGCAGTTAAGCCCTACTCGGTATCGTATCAAACTGAAGCCGGGCTTAAAGTTTCACGATCATCGTTCGTTAACAGCCGAAGACATTGTCTCTGTATTTCGAAATCTGGCTCAAACTGAGATCAAAGCTCCGATCAAGGATATTTTGCCACTCTCCGCAGATACGGTCGAATTTGTTCTGGAGAGACCGTATGCTCCGTTCTTAGTGGATTTGTGCGGTCTGGGAATTGTGTCTGCTATAACCGGTTCGGGTTCCGGGCCCTATCGTTTGTTGGAAGCTAATTCTGCAACCGAAACCTGGAAAATGGAATCTTTTTCGGATTGGTGGCAAGGAGAGCCTGCGATTCAGCGCTTAGATTTTCGTGTGGTGCGTGACCCCAACGCACGCCTTCTGGAGCTCATCAAAGGCAAAGCAGATCTGGCTTTAGGCAATGTCAAACCTTTTCAGTTGCCAGCTTTGGCTTCGTATTCAAATCGAATTGAGGTGATTAAAACGCCAGGTTTAGACTATGCTTATTTAGCCATCAACTTGCGCCACCCCGTGCTTGCGGACATTCGGGTTCGACAAGCCATTGCGGAAGCATTGGATATCGATAAAATCCTCCAAGTTAAGTTTCAAAGCTACGCGAAGCGAGCGACAGGTTTGATTCCGGAGGATCATTGGGCCAAGACACCAGGTTTGGTGGTGCCCAAGTACGATCCAAAACACGCTCGGCAAATTCTCAAGGAATCTGGGTATGATTTGCCGATTCGCTTGCGCTACTTAGTGGGGACCGATCGGTTTCGGCAAAGCATTGCTTTGATTTATCGGCAGCAGTTAAAAGAAGTTGGAATTGAGCTCGATCTCCGGATTCAGGAGTGGGGAACGCTCTTTCAAAATATCAAGCAGGGAAATTTTGATCTCTACAGTGCCATTTGGACCCCGGTTGTGGAGCCCAACTTGTACGACTGGGTATTTCACTCATCCAAGATACCTGCAGAGGGAAAAAGTGGAGGCAATCGCGGAGCTTACCGAGATGCTCAAGTAGATTCTTGGATTGAGGAAGCTTCTCAAACTTTTGACAAGAATCGCAGAGCAGAACTCTATGCTCACATTGAAAGTCGTTTAATCCAAACCTTGCCTTATGTGCCTCTGTGGTTCGAAGATCAGATTGTGGTCTTGAGTCAGCGTCTCAAGAATTTTACTCCTTTGCGAACCGGTTCCTTCCTTCCACTGACGAGGGCTTATGTCAAAACTGTTGTCCATTAG
- a CDS encoding ABC transporter ATP-binding protein has translation MTVFRRFFQYTAFERARIVRAILYSVANKFFDILPEILIGVAVDVVVKRDQSFLGSMGILNLQHQLLILGGVTLLIWGFESLFDYLKSIEWRNLAQVIQHSLRRDVFAHAQKLPMSYFEEKNTGSLLSIMNDDVNQLERFLDGGANSIIQTAVSTVFVAVIFFFLAPGVAAMALMPIPLILAGAYYFQRHLGPCYLNVRERAGALSERLHNTLSGVAVVKSYAAEEYELGRLEADSEAYAEANRSAIVWSSAYIPMVRMAIVIGFIATIVFGGHLALSGQLSIGAYSVLVFLTQRLLWPFTDLAETTDLFQRGMASAKRALDLLETPIPKDSGLVAAVVHAPIAIGFQEISLQYPNGVHGLKNLSLQISAGETVALVGPTGSGKSSMIKLLLRFYEPTSGSIIWGQESIKTLSLETLRRSIGFVSQDVFLFHGSIRENIAYGSFGASDQEIRQAAEMAEAHHFIDQLPQGYDTIIGERGQKLSGGQRQRISIARAILKDPPVFIFDEATSAIDNETEAAIQRSIQQVSKGRTTILVAHRLSTIRHSHRILVLEAGQLIQTGSHEQLIEEQGLYQKLWKIQTGMLLS, from the coding sequence ATGACGGTTTTCAGACGCTTTTTTCAATACACAGCCTTCGAACGAGCGCGGATTGTTCGGGCTATCCTCTATTCGGTTGCGAACAAGTTTTTCGATATTCTGCCGGAAATCCTGATTGGTGTGGCCGTTGATGTCGTTGTTAAACGCGATCAATCGTTTTTGGGTTCCATGGGTATCTTGAATCTGCAGCATCAGTTGCTGATTCTAGGAGGAGTCACGCTTTTGATTTGGGGTTTTGAGTCCTTATTTGATTACTTAAAATCCATTGAATGGCGAAACCTGGCTCAAGTTATTCAGCACTCGCTCCGACGAGATGTTTTTGCTCATGCGCAGAAGTTACCCATGAGTTATTTTGAAGAGAAAAATACCGGTTCGCTGCTTTCGATCATGAACGATGACGTCAATCAGTTGGAGCGATTCCTCGATGGAGGCGCAAATTCGATCATTCAAACGGCCGTGAGCACGGTTTTTGTGGCTGTTATTTTCTTTTTTTTGGCTCCTGGCGTCGCGGCAATGGCCTTAATGCCGATTCCTTTGATTCTTGCGGGTGCCTACTATTTTCAAAGGCATTTGGGGCCTTGCTACCTGAATGTAAGGGAGCGAGCAGGCGCTCTTTCGGAGCGTTTGCATAATACTTTATCGGGCGTCGCGGTTGTCAAGAGCTACGCGGCCGAAGAGTATGAGCTGGGCCGTTTAGAAGCCGATAGCGAGGCGTATGCCGAGGCGAATCGGTCCGCGATTGTCTGGAGCTCAGCTTATATTCCGATGGTTCGCATGGCAATTGTGATCGGATTTATCGCCACAATTGTATTCGGTGGGCATTTGGCACTGAGCGGCCAGTTATCGATCGGAGCTTACAGTGTATTGGTTTTTTTAACTCAGCGTCTGTTGTGGCCCTTTACGGATCTTGCCGAGACGACCGATCTCTTTCAACGCGGGATGGCGTCTGCAAAGCGTGCTTTGGATCTGTTAGAAACTCCGATCCCCAAAGACAGTGGGCTCGTTGCCGCAGTGGTTCATGCTCCGATTGCGATTGGCTTTCAAGAGATATCCCTGCAATATCCCAATGGAGTCCATGGTCTAAAAAATCTATCTTTGCAAATCTCAGCTGGCGAAACGGTGGCTCTAGTAGGACCAACCGGCTCTGGAAAGTCCAGTATGATTAAGCTCTTGCTTCGCTTCTACGAGCCAACTTCCGGATCAATTATCTGGGGACAAGAATCTATCAAAACCCTTTCCCTGGAAACTCTCCGTCGATCCATTGGTTTTGTTAGCCAAGATGTCTTTCTTTTTCACGGATCCATTCGCGAAAATATCGCGTATGGCTCTTTCGGTGCGAGTGATCAAGAGATTCGACAAGCCGCAGAGATGGCGGAGGCGCATCATTTCATCGATCAATTACCCCAAGGCTATGACACGATCATTGGCGAACGCGGGCAAAAATTATCCGGTGGGCAACGTCAGCGTATATCCATTGCGCGTGCAATCTTGAAAGACCCGCCTGTGTTTATTTTTGACGAAGCCACTTCGGCGATTGATAACGAAACAGAGGCGGCGATTCAACGTTCCATTCAACAAGTTTCTAAAGGACGAACCACTATTTTAGTGGCGCATCGCCTTTCAACGATTCGTCATTCTCATCGAATTTTAGTGCTTGAAGCGGGGCAGCTCATTCAAACCGGGAGCCATGAACAATTGATCGAAGAGCAGGGGCTGTATCAAAAGCTATGGAAGATTCAAACCGGCATGCTACTTTCTTAA
- a CDS encoding ABC transporter permease: MSKLLSISWVLFGATFLVTLLLHVIPGNPVDSILGEQASESARQKLSYDLGLTSLEGHPLSIPEQYILFVRRVATNELKSFRTHEPVFDRIRARLPYTLILAFASMLIALTMGPFLGILAAWRKERWPDYAIRFLALLGLSLPKFFLAPLLLLAFSIYWPIFPISGASDGMASLLLPAFSLGLTMAAVQMRFTRASILEVSHQDYIRTARAKGLSEWSVYFKHALRNALIPIVTIVGLELGSLLAGAVVVEKIFGWPGIGLLLLESIQQLDVPMVQGTVLLIAFSYVLLNLLTDWVYALIDPRVRVAEREP, translated from the coding sequence ATGTCAAAACTGTTGTCCATTAGCTGGGTTCTATTCGGTGCGACGTTTTTGGTGACGCTGTTGCTGCATGTGATTCCAGGCAATCCTGTGGATTCGATTTTAGGGGAACAAGCCAGCGAGTCCGCTCGGCAAAAACTTTCGTACGATTTGGGGCTAACGAGCCTGGAAGGCCACCCTCTGTCGATTCCAGAGCAGTACATTCTGTTTGTACGGCGCGTGGCAACGAATGAACTCAAAAGTTTTCGCACCCACGAGCCGGTGTTCGACCGAATCAGAGCGCGTTTACCCTACACCTTGATCTTAGCGTTTGCGTCCATGTTGATAGCGCTGACGATGGGGCCCTTTTTGGGCATTCTGGCTGCTTGGCGTAAAGAACGTTGGCCCGATTATGCTATTCGCTTTTTGGCATTGCTGGGCCTTAGTTTGCCAAAGTTTTTCCTGGCTCCGTTGTTGCTCTTGGCTTTTTCAATCTATTGGCCGATCTTCCCGATCAGTGGTGCGAGCGATGGAATGGCTTCATTGCTGCTGCCCGCTTTTAGTTTGGGTTTAACCATGGCAGCGGTTCAAATGCGGTTTACCAGAGCCTCTATTCTAGAGGTTTCCCATCAAGACTATATTCGAACCGCTCGAGCAAAGGGTTTGAGCGAATGGTCGGTGTATTTTAAGCATGCGCTCCGCAATGCCTTGATTCCGATCGTAACGATTGTTGGACTCGAGCTTGGTTCTCTTTTGGCTGGGGCAGTGGTTGTCGAAAAAATATTTGGCTGGCCTGGAATCGGGCTTTTGCTTTTAGAGTCCATCCAACAACTCGATGTTCCGATGGTGCAGGGCACTGTTCTCTTAATCGCATTTTCTTATGTTCTGCTTAATCTTCTGACAGATTGGGTTTATGCTTTAATCGATCCCAGAGTTCGAGTCGCAGAGAGAGAGCCATGA
- a CDS encoding ABC transporter permease: MKSWSDQTIFYGFTLLLLAVLGMPELIGDSGLTLDLDLDLAPGYGENGFSVFTWLIFGARLSLFVALTGTMLSLSLGVFYGLMAGYWGGKVDAVMMRLIDVLQAFPGILLALYIAALLKPGIANLIFALCATGWVGYARVARAQVLTIKNREFILAASALGATHKRILFGHILPNIWGPLWVQASFGISSLILAEASLSFLGLGVPPGTPSWGALLEQGVTYLLVAPHLVIAPGICIASAVLLFNFLGDWLRDRYEH, translated from the coding sequence ATGAAATCTTGGAGCGATCAAACAATTTTTTATGGATTCACCTTGCTGCTGCTGGCAGTCTTGGGGATGCCAGAACTGATTGGGGATTCGGGTTTAACGCTTGATCTCGATTTGGATTTAGCACCGGGGTATGGGGAAAACGGCTTTTCCGTATTCACATGGCTTATTTTCGGGGCCAGACTTTCCCTCTTCGTTGCGTTGACTGGCACAATGTTGTCTTTGTCGCTGGGGGTATTTTACGGATTGATGGCAGGTTATTGGGGTGGGAAGGTCGATGCAGTCATGATGCGCTTGATCGATGTATTGCAGGCTTTTCCAGGTATTTTGCTGGCACTCTACATTGCAGCTTTGCTAAAACCTGGGATTGCGAATCTGATCTTTGCTTTGTGTGCAACTGGTTGGGTGGGCTACGCTCGGGTTGCTCGAGCACAAGTTTTGACGATTAAAAATCGAGAATTTATCTTAGCGGCCTCTGCTTTAGGGGCCACACACAAACGCATACTTTTTGGCCATATCTTGCCTAACATTTGGGGGCCTCTATGGGTTCAAGCAAGCTTTGGGATTTCATCCCTCATTTTAGCGGAAGCAAGCTTAAGTTTCCTGGGTTTGGGAGTTCCTCCTGGGACTCCTTCTTGGGGAGCTCTTTTGGAACAAGGAGTGACTTATTTGTTGGTTGCTCCGCATTTGGTGATTGCACCTGGCATCTGTATTGCTTCAGCGGTTTTATTGTTTAATTTTTTAGGAGACTGGCTTCGAGATCGCTATGAACATTGA
- the gmk gene encoding guanylate kinase — protein sequence MGQNMARNAFPVVLSAPSGTGKTTLAHLLIDSMSNLEISVSHTTRPMRGHEVDKVDYHFVQDAEFDAMIQRRAFMEWASVYGYRYGSSAEWTQAKLDAKVDVIFDIDVQGGLQIKQCFPNSILIFILPPSIDELEKRLRGRGTESNEKIQKRLEAARQEIRVGLTSYDYVINNEKLDRALFDLTSIVRTHRLQGFDRDRIRFKLLGEPSNPSLNSCF from the coding sequence ATGGGCCAGAACATGGCACGCAATGCATTTCCGGTTGTCCTGAGCGCCCCAAGCGGTACAGGCAAAACTACCTTAGCCCATCTTTTAATAGACAGTATGTCTAACTTGGAAATCAGTGTCAGTCATACCACGCGACCGATGCGTGGGCACGAAGTCGACAAGGTGGATTATCATTTTGTGCAAGATGCTGAGTTCGATGCCATGATCCAGCGCCGTGCTTTCATGGAGTGGGCTTCCGTGTACGGGTACCGCTATGGATCTTCTGCGGAATGGACTCAGGCGAAGCTGGATGCAAAAGTAGATGTCATCTTTGACATTGATGTCCAGGGAGGTTTGCAGATCAAGCAATGTTTTCCCAACTCGATTTTGATTTTTATTCTGCCTCCTTCGATCGATGAACTTGAAAAGCGCCTCCGGGGGCGAGGGACTGAATCCAATGAAAAGATCCAAAAACGCCTAGAAGCTGCTCGGCAAGAGATTCGAGTTGGCCTGACATCCTACGACTACGTGATTAACAATGAAAAATTGGATCGTGCTTTGTTTGACTTAACTTCCATTGTTCGGACTCATCGCTTGCAAGGTTTTGATCGTGATCGCATCCGGTTTAAGTTGCTGGGCGAGCCATCAAATCCTTCCCTGAATTCCTGTTTTTAG